The DNA segment TTCCCAAGGTGCACGGGGTCGCCGCGGCGCCGGATGGCGGGACGCTCTATTTCAGCAACGAGATCGACCGCACGCTGGAGATCGTCCCCACGGACGTGATGAAGGTCGTGGAACGGATCCCGCTCTCGGGGCGCCCGCACAACGTCGCGATCAGCCACGACGGCCGGAAGGTGTACGTCGCGATCATCCAGGATTGCAGTTGCGTCGACATCGTGGACCTGGAGAAGGGCGAGGTCGTGAAGTCGATCCCCACGCGGGGGACGGTGCACAACGTGTTCATGTCGCCGGACGGGCGGAGCACATGAGGCCTGAATCACGGCAGGGAATCACGTAAGTCTAATCAGGGCTGCACGATCTGCCATTCCTGCTGTGGGAGCCGATCGGGTTGGCGCGTTGCCGAATCACTGGATTACCGGCGTCAATTGACGGGAACAACCGAGCCACAACACCCGTTGCCGAACGCAAGCTACCAGAACCTCGCCAGCGACATCCAGCCTTTTGCCGCGAGCGGACGTGCCACATAGCGCATTCGGGCCGCTCAGAACGTGAAGTCGAGCGCAAGTCTGAGTCCCAGGTTGGGGTCTTGCCTGGGCAGTTGGCTTCGCGATCCCTCGATTCCGAGCCGGAGTGTCTGGCTGACGCTGTACCGGGTGCCGAACGACAGGGAGCGGTTCCGGCCATCCGCCGAGAGGCGGGTATAGCTTTCGAGTGCGCCTCCGCCGCCGGGGTTCTTGAGCCCGTAGCCGGCTTCGGCGTCGAGCCGCCAGTCCCGTCCCGTGCCGGGCGTCATTGCGTGTAGCGTTCCGCCGTCCATGAGCCCGTGGATGCCGTTTCGGTCGTGTCCGTGCCGGGGGCTGACCGCGAGCCGGAACCCTTCGCCACGGGTTCCGGGATCGAACGCGAGCCGAAGCGCGGCACCCCATTCGCGGTGCCGGCCGGACCCGAGGCCGAGCCTTCCACGGAGGTCGAGGTCGAGCCCGTGCGCGGCGTAGCCGATGGAGGCTCCAGTCTCGGCGCCGCCGCCCGTGTCGGCGTCCCCGCCGTCGTAGCGCGCCCCGGCCTGCGTGGCGAGCTTCAGTCCTCCGGCCGTCCATGACGCTTCGAGCAGCGCGCGTGCGCGCGAGGCCGAGCCTTCGCGCTGGCCGTCTTCGGCGCTCATGCCGACCGTGAACGCGTCGCCGTTGAGCGCGAGTCCGAACGCGCCGCTGCGGGCGAGCGGCACCTTGACGCCGCCCGAGAGCATCCGGAGCGACGCGCCGGTGTCGCCGTGGCGGTCGTCGTCGCGGACATCCCCGCTGCCGTACCCGGCCATGGCCCACAGTCCGATCCTGGGTGAGGGCTGGACGAACAGGTAGGGATGGACGCTGTTCATGGCGTGTCC comes from the Candidatus Palauibacter soopunensis genome and includes:
- a CDS encoding cytochrome D1 domain-containing protein — translated: MKRLFRPRRAPAPAAIVPGLLALALSSATAVAAQEGKLRIVQTNSAGDNVHIIDPATNKVVQVIDGLPKVHGVAAAPDGGTLYFSNEIDRTLEIVPTDVMKVVERIPLSGRPHNVAISHDGRKVYVAIIQDCSCVDIVDLEKGEVVKSIPTRGTVHNVFMSPDGRST